The Zavarzinella sp. sequence ACCAGATCGACCAGCAGGCGATCAATATCATCACCCCCCAGGTGGGTATCGCCATTGGTGCTTAGCACCTGAAAAAGACCTTCTTTGATGGCCAGAATCGAGCAATCGAAGGTGCCACCGCCGAAATCGTAAACCACCACGGTGCCATCTTTCCTGTTCAGACCGTACGCCAATGCTGCTGCGGTGGGCTCGTTGATGATCCGCAGCACATCCAGACCTGCAATTCTGCCCGCATCACGGGTGGCCTGGCGTTGCGAATCATCAAAATACGCGGGAACGGTAATCACTGCTTTGGTGGGATTGCCCGCACGCTGGCGGACTTCACGCAGGATCATTGCGGAGAGTTCTTCGGGTGTGTAACGGGCCTGGCCGATCTGAACGTGCAGCACCTTGCGACCGGTAAGGGTTTTGTGCTCGGTCAACTGATGCGGAATGTGGGGCAATTCGGCCTGTAAGTCCTCCAGCGACCGGCCCATCAGGCGTTTGACACTGAAAACGGTGGATTCCGGGTCTTCCAGTGCCATTTTCCGTGCTGCGGAACCCACGGTGACCCGACCGGTGCGTTGAAAATGCAGCACGCTGGGAACCAATGCCGTGCCTGCAGCATCCCGCACCACCTGGGGCTGACCATCGACTATAAAGGCGGCAAGACTATTCGTGGTACCTAAATCGATACCCACAACCTGTTGAGTGCTCATGAATGATTAGAGGATTTTAATAAGTAGGTGGCTGGGCAGGAAGGACGGCTTACCACAGATATTGGAAATGGGCGCTACAGGGATCGAACCTGTGACCATTCGCTTGTAAGGCGAACGCTCTACCGCTGAGCTAAGCGCCCGCATCTTCGTGCGGAAGATTTTCATTCAGTATATTCCTATCGGAGGCGAATGTCCCGTAGTAGGTTCACAATATAGTGCACTGCGTTGAGTTTTTTTCGGCACAATTGTAAATGGGCCAGATCTTGTGATCCTGTGTCCAGCAGTGGGGCCAGTTCTTCAAACAGTCGATCCCGCTGAGCCTGCAGTTTCAGCTCCATTGCCTGTAATTGGGGTGAATTGGCATCCAATTCTTCCATTTCCATGCGAAGCATCAGCACTTCTTCCAGAAATTCCGGTGGAATATCTCTAAGTTCTGTGGCAGACGGCCCACCGAACTGGCTGAGCAGGTAGTCCGCACGCTTGTAGGGATCGCGCAGAACGGTGTATGCTTCATTGACTGCAGCTGTCATATCCCGACTGACCAGGTGGGCCGATTGACTGGTTCCCTGATGCTGATCCGGGTGCACTTGACGCGACCGTTCACGATACGCCGTGTCAATTTCAGCACGACTGAACGAAAAACGCCTCGGCAGGCCGAGGCGAGCAAAATAATCTTCCACGAAACGTGTTATCCATTACATGGAGTAAGAGCTACCACAACCGCAGGTCCCTTTGACGCTGGGGTTGGTGATTTTGAAGCCACGGGTGTTCAGATCGTCGTGGAAATCAATGGTGGCACCATCGAGATACAGCAAACTTTTCTTGTCAACCACCAGGGTGACACCATGCTGTTCCGATTTGACATCGGTTTTTTCATTGAACACAGTGTCCAGATCGAGCTTGTTCTGGAAACCGCTGCAGCCACCACCACGCACGCTGATTCGCAGGTACAGTGCGTCCGTTGAACCAGCAGCCTGCTGTTCTGCCACCACTCGGAGGACTTCAGAAGCAGCTTTTTGGGTAACAGTGATTGGGAAAGTCGTTTCGCAGGTGGTGCTGTTGGCTGTTCCCAGGGTTTCTAATGTTGCAGACATATTGGTCATCCTTCTGTTAAGTAGTTATCAATTCGTAAGTTACGGCGATTAGTGTGCTGCGGCCAATTCTGGCTGGGCAGCAGTTTCCTGCTTTTGTTTGTAGTTGTTGATCGCTGCTTTGATGGCGTCTTCGGCCAGCACGGAACAATGCACTTTCACTGGTGGGAGAGAAAGCTCTTCCACAATTTCGGTGTTTTTCAGTTCCATCGCCTGATCGATCGTGCGGCCCTTCAACCATTCGGTTGCCAGACTGCTGGAAGCAATCGCACTGCCACAACCAAAGGTCTTGAAGCGGGCATCTTCAATCATGCCGGTTTCCGGGTTCACCAGAATCTGCAGTTTCAGCACGTCGCCGCACTCAGGTGCCCCCACCAGACCAGTGCCCACCTGGGGGCTGTTCTGATCGAAACTTCCCACATTACGAGGGTTGTTGTAGTGCTCTAAAATCTTTTCGCTGTATGGCATTCGTCGTAAACTCCTTATATTTTATAGGTTAGTGGCAATGTTGCCATTCAATGTCGCTGTGCCAACCCAATCAATGTCCTGTCCAGGCGATCGTCTTCAGATCGATTCCCGCCTGTGCCATCTCATACAGAGGCGACATTTCCCGTAAACGATTCACTTCCCGCACCACCAGATCGACAACAAAGTCAACTTCCGCCACCGTGGTGAACCGGCCCAGGCCAAATCGGATACTGCTGTGGGCTAACTCGTCACCCACACCCAGTGCACGCAGGACGTAGCTGGGTTCCAGGCTGGCACTGGTACAGGCCGAGCCGGAAGAAACAGCAACATCTTTGATCCCCATCATCAGGCCTTCGCCTTCCACATATGCAAAGCTGATGTTGGCATTACCCGGCAACCGTTCTGTGGGGTGGCCATTGAGGTACGATTCCGGCAACTGATCCATGATGCCAGCCCGCAAGCGCTCACGCAATTCCAACAACCGCTTGGATTCCGTGGGCATTTCCATTTCAGCAAGTTTGCAGGCGACACCCAGCCCAACAATCTGTGCGACGGGCAGGGTGCCAGAACGCATGCCACGCTCATGCCCACCACCATCGATCATCGGTTCCAGACGAACGCGGGGGTCTTTTTTACGCACATACAGGGCACCAATTCCTTTCGGGCCATAAATTTTGTGCCCAGTCAGGCTTAACAGGTCAATACCCATCGCCTGAACATCAATCGGAATCTTGCCAATTGCCTGCACTGCATCAGTGTGAAACAAAACACCTTTGGCTTTACAGACTTTGCCAATTTCCGCAATTGGCTGGACGGTGCCGATTTCGTTGTTGGCAGCCATCACCGTTACCAGAATGGTTTTGTCGGTGATCGCCTGCTCCACTTGTTCTGCAGTAATTCTGCCGTAAGCATCGACAGGCAGATAAGTTACGTCAAAACCTTCTTTTTCCAGCCGTTTGCAGGGGTCCAGTACGGCTTTGTGCTCGGTTACCACTGTGATAATGTGGTTGCCCCGCTTCTTATACATCTGGGCAACGCCTTTGATGGCCAGATTGTTGCTTTCGGTGGCCCCACTGGTAAAGATGATTTCTTTGCCGGTGGCACCAATAATGGAGGCAATCTGGTCGCGGGCTTCATCAACAGCCGATTCTGCCTGCCAGCCAAATGGGTGACTGCGACTGGCAGCGTTCCCATAATGTTCCGTGAAATACGGCAGCATTGCTTCCACCACTCGCGGATCGGTACGTGTGGTGGAGTTATTGTCCATATAAATCGGCAATCGCAATTCGCTACTCATTGGTGTCTGGTATCCCTTATCAGATCGTCGCCGTTGCAGGAAGTAACTGCAATCGCGATGGAAAATTCACATTTGTATCAACAATGTCCGCAAATAGTTCAGCCAGGGTCAGTCCCTGAAAAACTTTCATCATGCGGCGGTGTATCTGCATCATCGGGGTGCGGATCGGGCACTGGTGCTCCAGTGTACACGCGGGCCGCTCTTCCCCTTCGGTGTGAGTACACTCTGCAATCCGAAACCCCTCTTCCAACTGCTCTAACAGGTCAGTAAAGTGGATCTGGTCGGCAGGACGCTGGAGAACATAGCCCCCTTTCACCCCACGCTGGCTAACAACAAAGCCTTTCTGGCAAAGTTCTTTCAGAATGTTGGCAATAAATGCCTTGCTTAAACTGAACCGCTCAGCGATTTCGCGAGCACTCTGCCCCTGGTGCTGCCTTTCATGCAGGTGGGACAAAATCAGCAGGGCATAATCAACTTTCCGGCTCAGTAGTGTGATCATGGCCAACGTCCCACGTGAAAAGAGTACCAATCTACTACTATATTAGCGACCTAAAGAGTACAAGAAAAGTGCTCTTTCAATTTTTCTGGCAATTTTTGGTAAATGGCAAGGGAAATGAGATAAGTTTCATAATTGATGAGGCTGAGTTCTTCTGATTACCACACTGATCAATCCGCACAGAAATGGTTTTCACCCAGCACTACGACTGCTGGAATTGTCTGTCCGGGTCGCCATTTTCAACTTTTTTCCGCCATTTTGCCATTTTCATCAAAATAATCTCGCAATGGCGACTCTCAAAAGGATATATATTTGTATATTGCATTTGTGGTGGGCATATGTCTATTCACCCTAGCTGCGCTCAGAATGACATTTGGAGTGCAACTGATTTCTGCATTCAAGGGGTAGTAATGAAAACGTAGCTGCAGACTGTGTACTTGAACAAGTCCAGACAGGAGATCTGTTCTACACGGCAAAAACCAGTTTTTCGATGGCGAAGTGGGGCAAGTTGCCATAAAATGTGATTTTACGGGCCATCAACACACCTATGGGGATCACACACACCTGTTTTGGTCTCAGTTACCTGGTTTCTCTGTTGGCGGAGATCATCTTTTTGATGATGCCCCGTCGGTGGCTGAAAGTGACCAGCGTTCTGTTTGGCGTTGCAGGCCTGATTGCCCACACAATTTACCTGATTGTCTACCACCCCACTGCTGCCAATGCTCACGGTTCGTTATTGCTCTTAGGGTGGGTCTTTGGGGTGTTTTATCTGTCCGCAATGGTGCACAGTCGCACCCGCGTGTGGGCAGTGTTTGTTTTGCCTTTAGTCATTATCCTGGTGGGACTTTCGTACGGTTTCCGTGCCGATCAATCCACCACCTGGTTCAGCGGTAACCACTTCTGGGGCACCGTCCACGGCCTCCTGCTACTGCTGGGTTACGTGGGGATTACCATGGGGTTTCTCGCCAGCATCATGTACCTGATTCAGTCGCGAAGACTGCGGCAGAAAAAAGCACTACTTGGTGGCTTTAAGCTGCTTAATCTGGAACGACTGGAAGATATGAATCGCCGCGGGATCTATCTGGCGATGCCTTTCCTGACGGTTGGCCTGTTGTTGGGTATTCTTCGTTTACCCTGGACAGAATTTGCCAACCAGCAATGGACAACGCCAAAAATCGTCGCCACAGCGGGCTTATGGCTGACGATGGTCCTGCTGATTTATCTACGTTATTCCACATCAGTTGCTTCCAGAAGGCTTGCCTGGTTCACCATTGCTTGCTTCGTGCTGATGTTGTGCTCGCTGCTTGCCTCCCACCCCTTTGCACCGGGGGTGAAACCATGAATGTGGCCGGATTTGGACTTTCGGTGCACTCTGCCAGCGTTGAACTTCGTGAAAAGCTTGCATTCAATGATGCATTGCGCGACCGTTGCACCAATGAACTCAGTGCCCGCTTTGGGGCAGAAACGGTGCTGCTGAGCACCTGCAACCGCGTGGAATTGTACATGGCACGTGGGGATGGGGAGCAATTACCGGAAATTGGCCTGATTGCTGAATATTTTGGGGAAATCCATCACATTGAACCGGAATTGATTTCCAGCCACCTGGTGGAACGACAGAACCAAGGCCTGATTGCCCACCTGTTTCGAGTGGCAGCAAGCCTGGACAGTCTGATTGTGGGTGAAGGCCAGATCGCAGGCCAGGTAAAAGATGCTTTTGAAAGTGCGATGCGTGCCGGCCACACAGGGCCGTTTCTGAATGCACTCTTTCAGGCGGCCCAGCGTGTTGCCAAGCGGGTACGCACCGAAACACCGATTGCGGAAGGCCATGTTTCCGTTTCCAGCGTGGCCGTGGATTTTGTCTGCCAGGTGTTTGACCATTTCAGCGACAAGAATGTGCTGGTGATTGGTGCGGGCAAAATGGGGCGATTGACCCTGAAACATTTGCAGGAACTGGCACCAAAACGCATTTTAATTACCAACCGCAGTCCAGAGAAAGCCCAGTTGCTGGCGGATGCGTGCAATGGGACCGCTGTTCCGTGGGAAAACCTCGATGAGGCACTGACGCAGGCGGATATTATACTCAGCACCACCGGTTCACCAGAAGTGATTGTCACGAAACAACGTTACGCTGCGGTGCGGGCACAACGAGGCAGAAAAACCACGGTAATTCTGGATATTGCTGTCCCACGCGACTTCGATCCCGCGATTCACGATGCGGAATCGACCTTTTTGTTCAATATCGACGACTTAAAGGCAGTGCGGGAACAGGCAATTGCCCGCCGACGAGGTTACATCGACCAGGCCGAGGCAATTGTTGCCCAGGAAGTGAAGCAGTTTGAAGAAGACTGGTCGCGACGGAAAAGTGGGCCAGTGATTGCGGAACTGACCAAAGAATTTGAAACAAAACGCCAGCAGATTCTGGCGGACCTGATGCCCAAATTGAACGGCAAATTATCAGATAAAGAGCGGAAAGATATTGAAGCAGCGTTTCGGCTTTTTCAGAACCGTCTGCTTCACGGACCGATCAGCGTGTTAAGCCAGTCTGCACGGGAAGGCAACCAGAATTCCCTTCTGGATGCGATCCGGAAACTCTTTGGGCTTAATTGACCGCACGCACCACCTTGACCTGAGCATAGCGAAACAATCCCCCCTGCCAGCGATAACCCCGTCGCACGGTTTCGCAAACCGTATTGGGCTGTTCATCGGGATCGGATACCGTTTCCACCACTTCCATGTATTGGGGATCGAATATTTCCCCATCAGTGGGTAGGATTTCCATCCCCACATCGGCCAGAATCCGATCAATCCGGTTCAAACTCATTTGATATCCGGTAATCAACCCATCCAGCCCACCGATTGTCTGCTGATTCTGGGTCAACAGTTCTTCACGCACCTGGGCAAATTGGGAAGCAAGCTCTTCCCGCCACTCCTGAATTGCGGCAGTGGGGTCTCCGGATTCCGTGAAAGTTTCCTCATCTGCTGTTGGTGCGGGGCTTTTTGACGCCCAGAAAGCCCACCAGGGGGCTTTTGTGGAGGTTCGACGCCGTCCCACGCTGGATCCCACGGGTAGTTCGGGAATTTCGGGAATGTCGATCTCCAGAAGTGCCTGCATCTGCTCAAAAGCCTCGTCAAACTGGTGCCGTTGCCGCACCACCTGAGTGAGCGATAGTTCCAGATAGTCGTAAATGTCGACCAGGCACTTCAATAACGGTTTTGCCACCTCCGCAGGTGGGGGATAAGACCGCTCCGGCCGCTGGCCAATCCACGCACAGGCCTGCTGATATTGCTCCTGGATCTGCTGGCTCAATTCGTTGCTGGATCGTGTGGCCTTGGTTAACAGATTCACTTCCTGCCGTAAGGCAGTGAACTGTTCGACAATGGTTAGAAGATCGATTGGTGGTAAGTCCGCAGGCAGATCGATCGCACCAGCATCTGGCATTTCCGTTAGCCAGGTGCGAAAACTTGCCAGTGCAGATTCAATTTCTTGCTCGCTCAAGATTCGGTTCTGCCCATGAGCGACTGAATCTGATTGATTGAAAGCCGGTTGCGGATCGTCGGACAAGATACTGTCTCCAAAAAGTCTTCCAGGGTCAATTTTTCGTCGTTTTCGAACAAAATCCAATCAAGGCACTGGTCCAGGTCACGCACACGATTGTATGCTTCGCTGATTTCAGAGAAACGCTCAGGATCGCGTTCTGGTGAATGTGCCCGCACCAGTTCCAGATAGCGTTTACGGATCAGCGCAGTATCAGTGGTGACTTCCATGCCAAGCACCGCGAATGGGTTTTTCACAGTAGTTCCTCAAGCATCTTAATAAAATCGTGTTTGTCGGAGATCTGATCCTGAAGGTAATCTGCGATTGCTCCCGGGTGGATCAGGAGAAAATTTTGGTAAACACCCTTCCATAGTTTCTGTTCTAAGGGATGCTCACTGAGATAACCATCTTCCCATTGACGAGTAATGGAATAACAGACTCTGGGAAGCTCGATAGCAAAAAGTTTCGCCATCATTTTTATGAGATACGTAGCAACAGTAAATTGAAGGTGTTGTTTGTTGCGTGCAAATTTTTCTTTGATGTATTTCTCTAGATAAAAAACGGCATAATACTCGCCTCCCTCGATCAAATCGACCATCAGGCGAGTTGCTTTATCAGGAGGTCGTTGAGCTTTTTGTTGGTCTACAAAAATAGTAAACAGAGTTTTGTGAAGTGGCCCAAAACCTGTGAATGGGCTGGTGGGCTGCTGAAAAAAGTGGCTCAGGATCGGCAACAGCAACACCCATTCATTCCAGAGTAATTTGCTATCATCCAACAAATCCTGATAGGATTTTTTCAAAGGATCCAGCGTCTTCTTGGTGACACCCAACACAGCAGAACATGCATATACAGTAAATGCTACCGTAACAGGGTAATCTGCATACTGCAATCGAATTTCGTTCAGGATCTCATTCGCAGCCGAGATCTCTTTGCTTTTTGTCAAATTGGCAAACTTCATCCCCAACGCTGCTAATTTGATGGTGGGAATGTTACTTGATTGATATCGCTCGATGAAATCCTCAACTTCCAGAGGTTTTTTTGATTTTTTCTGCAGTAAAAGTTCTGTCCAGGATAGATGGTGCCGAACAATCTTCAGAAATTGCGGTTCTGGTGTCAGTGGAATCAACAGATCAAGGATTCCTGGCAACTCAGGCATCCCAAGTTGATTCGCAGTCGCACAGCAAAACGACATCAGTTCACGATTATGCGGGAAACGTTTGATTGCTTCCAGACATCGCGCTTTTAGCTGATCTGATTCGGCTTTAGCATTCAGCACAGGATCTGCAAATCGAAAATTGAAATACCCTTGCCAGACATTCGAACTTTCAGGCGAACAATCGATTGCCCGGGAAATACACGCCAGCTTACTGGTAAGACTGGCATCATAATTTTCTGACAGTTGAAGGTTCCACTTCGACTTTAACCATTTTTTGGGCAGAAGACTTTTCAGCTCATTCGGGACATCTGGAGTGTGATTCGGGAAATGCACCGCGATTTCCTGCCATATTCTGGCAAGTGCCTTTGGTAACGCAGGATTATTCTGAAATAGTGGTGTGTTGGGAAGTAATTCCGCATAAGCAGCGAGATAATGGCATCTCAGAATAGGATACTTTACCTGTAATGAACGCAATCGACAGAAACCCGGGTCGAACTTTGGGAGCGAGAACGTACGCAGATACATATCGCACATTTCCGATGAATACCTGATGGGGCATTTGGCCAGATTCCAATAAAAGATCGTGGCACAGGCATCGGTAATCCCCGGGTATGCCGATTCCAGCTTTTTGGTCAGTCTGCCTGCGATTTCCAAACCACTTTCGTACGACATTTCCTCAAGAAGTTGATTTTCAACTCGAAGCAGTTCTTTCACATCAGGTGACGAATTGTTTCGAACACTGGTAGATTGCTTCCCACCAGACATCTGCCGATGAGTTTCGGCAAGCAGTGCGGGAGCAAACCCGGGCTTTAACCGTTTCCAGTTTTCTTCTGCTCGCTCATCATCGCTATTGGCCCACGCAACCATCCCTCGAATCAGCAATTTCCATGAGAGGTAGGGGGACTTCAATCCAATTCCATCAAGCTGGCTGATCGCCTCTTGATCGTTTCGACTTTCGTATGCTTTCAATGCCCCCATCACCAGCGAATAGTGCGGGCGCCATTCTTCTGGAAGTTGGGAGGGATCTCCTTTGCGGATTGCATCGTCTGCCAGAAACACGAGTAATTCCTGATGGAACTCCGGGTGATTGGCTAACATCTTCTGGGCGGCTTCCAACTGTCCCGCCTGAATCCGCAAGGAAATGATTTCAACTCCCCACTCATCCAAGTTGTAGGGCAACAAATCGACCTGGCGGAAAATCCAGATTAATTGCGCGCTGTTATTTAAATGCAGGAGATTGCGGATGATTTTCAGCACTACTTCGCGCAGGTGGGTGTGATTGACAGGGTCGGCATCGATCAGCACAATTTCCTGCGCCAGGTCATAGGCTGCTTTCCACTGCTTCAAATGTAAGGCCTGGGCGATCTTTTGCTTCAGGATGCTGACTTTCTTCTGTTTTTCCCTGTCTATCATCTGCGTCACAGCAATATTCTCAACGGATAAACAAACTCGTTTGGGGATCACTTTCTATGATATTTGACATACTGTATTGACAACTTAAAGACGATGATTGATCCAAAAAGAGTTCTGCTTTCGCCATATCGGCTGCCTACCCACCATCCGGTTTATCTGAATCAGGATGAAATGGCGTCCTGGTTAAGTGGGCTGGCGGTGCTGTGGCATCCGGCAGTTCTCTGGAACTCAAACGCAGCACCGGTGGTAGATTCTGTCTACGATTACGACCCACCGAAACCTGGGCAGATTTACGCTCTGCCGGAATCACCATCTCAGTATATGTCGGAAAACTGGCTGGAAACCTGCCTGGAAGTGGGGGCCTTGTCGGTCAAAACGACCGGTTCGCGGGAAGAAGCGTTCCTGGATCTTCGAACTGCCTTTCAACAATCTGCTGAATCGGTACAAGGCAAGCCATTTTTTGGTCATCCTGAACAGGCAAGGTTGCTTGATCTGCCACACGATCAGGTGCGACCGTTTTTAGGCCTGGGATTTATGTATCTGGTGATCGATGCACTTTTTGAGGCGATGGACCACCAGAAACTACTGGATTATGAAGGATTCTGGGCGGATGTGCAGGCTGCGATTCAGGCGTTGATCTCAGAGAATCCCGAACAGGCATGGACTTTCCACCTGGAACAGGCCACCATGCGTTTGATGAGTGCCCGCGATGTACTCTATTCGATGCCTATTCTGCTGCTCGATATCTGGCATATTCGCACTTCAGAAGATTGTGCGAATCCTCCTGTGGGCTATCAGTTGTCTCACCCTACCAACATTCTGGTGAATGGTGCCACGCTGGAACAGCTTGCTACCACCGATCAGGCATGGCTGGAACAGGTGCGTCAACGACTGGATGAAGCGATTCAACCACCCACCCTCGAACTGGTTGGTGGGATCTTTACCGAACGACCGGATGCCCTGCTGCCAATCAATTCCGAATTGTGGAACTATCAAACCGGGCGAAAATTAGCTGCCGAACTGAATTTAGGCCGAATTGATATCCTGGCACGCACCAGTGCATCGGAACACCCCATGGTGCCTTCACTTGCCCAGTGCACCGGCTACAAACGAGTGCTGCTGGTGCCAGCAGAAGATGCGGTAACACCTTCCTTCCGTGCGACCATCATTAATTGGACAGCTCCAGATGGCAAATCGACCGATGCCTTCTGTCGCAAACCCCTGCCCGCAAACAAAGCGGAATCGTTTTTTAATCTGGTATACCACCTGCACGAATCAATCAGCCAGGATTCTACACCCACGCTGGCCTTCATCCACAACGATGGGACTGCCCACCCGATTTATGAAGACTGGCTTTCCCTGAGCCAGATTTCACCCGCACTGGGTCAGTGGATGACCTTCTCTGAATATTTTGGTAGTGCGATGGCGGGGGATTACATCGGCATCACCAATGCGGATGATTTTTTTGCCGATCACCTGGAAGCCCGTGTCAATACAAAATGTTCCGACCCTGTCAGTGCGTTTGCCCGCTTCACCCAATATCGGCGGGAAATTGATATCCGGCAGACTTTTGCCGCCATCCACCGTGCACTGAACCCCACGTGGGGTGCGGAAGATCACTCCGCGTGGGAAAAGTTGCAGGCTACCGAGAAATCGTTAGAAAGCTCTCATCTGTTGGAAAATGATTCTGTCAACTCCCAATCACACATGTACTGGCCGGAGGCACTTGCAAATCGGATTCAGTCCCGTTCGGCCCCCAATACCCCCGGATGGCTGGTGCTCAATCCATGTGCCTTCACAAGGCGGGTGGCAGTCGACCTGGAGCAGAGTGGCAGGATTCCGCTGGAAGATCCGGTGAAAGCCGTTCAGTGGGACAACGAACGCACTCAAGTGGTTGTGGAAGTTCCCCCACTTGGTTTTGCCTGGGTTCCCAGGAACGATCAGGCTGTTGCACCGAAACTGCGGATCCGCACGGCAGAAGGAAATCTGGTCAGGAATGAATTTTTCGAAGCGGAAATTGATCCGGCAACTGGCTGCCTGAAACTGATCCGAGACATCAAAAACAAGATCCCACGGATGGGGATGCAGTTGGTCTATAATCCGGGTAGTCGATGTGAAGGTCGAGGCGTGCGGATCATCCACCAGGGGACAGCCCTCGGCGAAATTGCGTCTGATGGTGTCATCCTGAACGAGCAGCACGAAGAACTGGCCCAATTCACATTACATCTGCGTGCGTGGCTGATGCGGCCGCTGCTGGAAATCAGTATCACAATTCGCCCATCGCACCCACCTACGGGTTATCCGTGGCATGCTTATTATGGTGCACGCTTCGCCTGGCGAGATGAACATTCTGCCCTGTTTCGTGGCATCAGTGGACTGTCTTTTGCTACTCAGCATTCCCGCCCACAGACTCCGGATTTTCTGGAAATTAAATACGGTCGCTCCACCACCACCATTCTGACTGGCGGGCTGCCATTTCTGCAGAAAAACGGTTCACGCATGATGGACCTGATTCTGATTCCCGAAGGGGAACAGGAAACCCATTTTGAACTTGGGGTGTTGCTGGATCGTGATTATCCCCTGCAGAGTGCGATTGGCTTTACCACTCCGGTAACCATGATTCCCACAGAAAAAGGCCCACCTCCCACGGGTGCGACAGGCTGGTTGTTCCAGGTGGATTCACCGAATCTGGCAATGCTGAACATGACTCCCACACCCGATGGCCAACGGGCAATTATTGTGACCTTCCTCGAAACCAGTGGCCTGCACGGTGGTATTGCCTACTTTGCCTGTTTTCGCCCACCTGTCAGCGCCGTGCTGCTCGATGGTGACGATCAGCCATTTACGGGACTGGAAATCGAAGAGCACCAGGTGAAACTGGAGTTTGCAGGCGGGGAACTCTTCCGCATCCGGGTGAATTTTGAATAACGACAAACATCCACATCCAAAAAGTTAGTTAATATGTCAAGGATTCGCCATTTGGCGATTCAATGATATGTAAAGTATTCGCTAGAAATTGGCTGTTTGTTGATATGTAAAGTATTCGCCAGACAATGGCTGATTGTTGATGCATCAATCGTTGATCAATCATCCAATCACCACGATACAAAAAATGAAAACTTGAGATACTCCCGATCCTGATTTCGAGACACACAGCAAGGCATTTAGCAACGAGGTACTCCACATGCGATATTCGTGTTGTTCCGTTATTCTCCTGCTTGCATTGACCACCATTGCGGCTGAACCGAGTCTGGATCAAGTCGATTTGTTTCCTGCTGGACTGAAGGATAACAGGCAATTTCGCATTCCAGATATCGTCAACACAAAAAAACACACCGTGCAGACCTACTGCGGGGCACGGAACAACGATGAACTGCCTGCCAGCAAAATGTACGCCTGGTACCAACAAGATGGTGTGAAAGCTCGTGGTGACAAAGTCACGGAGTGGGTGACTACTGTGGGAACACCAACCACCCGCTCTCTCACGCACATTGTGG is a genomic window containing:
- a CDS encoding J domain-containing protein, encoding MKNPFAVLGMEVTTDTALIRKRYLELVRAHSPERDPERFSEISEAYNRVRDLDQCLDWILFENDEKLTLEDFLETVSCPTIRNRLSINQIQSLMGRTES
- the grpE gene encoding nucleotide exchange factor GrpE, giving the protein MSEQEIESALASFRTWLTEMPDAGAIDLPADLPPIDLLTIVEQFTALRQEVNLLTKATRSSNELSQQIQEQYQQACAWIGQRPERSYPPPAEVAKPLLKCLVDIYDYLELSLTQVVRQRHQFDEAFEQMQALLEIDIPEIPELPVGSSVGRRRTSTKAPWWAFWASKSPAPTADEETFTESGDPTAAIQEWREELASQFAQVREELLTQNQQTIGGLDGLITGYQMSLNRIDRILADVGMEILPTDGEIFDPQYMEVVETVSDPDEQPNTVCETVRRGYRWQGGLFRYAQVKVVRAVN